A region of the Ranitomeya imitator isolate aRanImi1 chromosome 5, aRanImi1.pri, whole genome shotgun sequence genome:
ttccaaaattgtgtcacttgtggggggtttccactgtttaggcacatcaggggctctccaaacacgacatggcgtgcgatctcaattccagtcaattttgcattgaaaagtcaaactgcgctcctttccttccaagctctgccatgcacccaaacagtgttttaaccccacatatggggtatcagcgtactcaggacaaattgtacaacaagttttgaggttcaatttctcctgttacccttggtaaaataaaacaaaatggatctGAAATAACTTTTTTCtgaaaaaagttaaatcttcatttgttttcaacattccaaaaattcctgtgaagcacctgaagggttaataaacttattgaatgtggttttgagcaccttgaagggtgccgtCTTTAGATTTcccttttttaacaaataaacacaaattatatcaaagaaatgttaccactgtaatgaagtacaatatgtcgcgagaaaacagaatcaccaggatccgttgaagtgttccagagttataccctcataaagggacagtggtcagaattgtaaaaatttgcccagtcattaacgtgcaaaccaccctcaggggtaaaggggttaaaacgaacctgtcagcaggattttgctcagtaagctACAGACACTGTgaggttggcactgttatactgattaaaatgataccttggttgatgaaatccatcttgtggttgttgcttaatctttatttgtagttttcagtttgtGAGATTCTTGTGCTCTGGTGCAGTCTTTGGGTGGCGGTTTATGTgggctctgcttacatatgcatctatatgggcttatgacagttcgctgatccttcactgacctgctgtcacggggctaccgcgacagagaggttccagagaaccgcagcgctctgggcctcgttcacacacagtgaacagaagctcttcacctgtattctgatctggctgctttgtgccagcagtgcaggagttaaccttattgctgagagctgggtctctctcagctgaagtggattttgtaatctgatcctctatatagacccagtcctgacttcagctattgtcagtgatcagttctactccctggcttggaggttgaaggagcgtagtgttggtgttggaggtttatttacagagattggtgtctgcagttttggttgcatgttaaacctgttttccttcctaagtttattccttctcttctcttctctgtgtttcctctgtggttgtgtgagcatttcgtgagtttgagacttttagttaccttgtctgtataccctgttatttgttgtattattacactggtgcagtccacctcctttgggggggagaggggacccctgatagggcctgcacaggagacagggatacgctggtggctcgggcctcctaaccatcataagtACCCCCGAGAAAAGgaaaaagccagggccccatttaagtggtagggacaggtgcgggtcccagaacgccgtcctgcccctttatcgccgtttacggcgtgacacCTGCctactattttacataatgaatataatagtgttgatattattgtaggtgggaaaacttacaaaattcaCAGTGCATCAAATGCTTATTGCCCCCACTGTATGTATTCTCCGTACCTTCAATGTTCCAAACATTTTATCATGCAAAACTATTAATATCTAATATGTATACTTCTAAAAACTCACTAACCTGATATCCAGAGAAGGCCATCTGCAATGCATCCAGCATGACATGAAAGGGATCTGTCGAAAGATTGTACAAAAGTCCACTTGTTCTTCTTTGGACAGTACCGCTCTACCGATGGTAGAACCTGTCGTAATTCATTCCTGCCTCCTACTGCATAAAGACAATTGTCCAGTGTACCCAGAACAAAATGTTCACGGCAGTTCTTCATTGGAGCCAATTCAATCCATGTATTGCTTCGAGGATCATACCGGCATGCTGTCCTCACTGCACAGGTGCGCCCAGTGGCATGTTCAACTTCACCGCCTGCTGCAAATAAAAAGTCACCCATAATTGCCACACAGTGATGGCTTCTGCCTACTGGCATAGGAGTCAACTCACTCCAATTTGCAATTCCAGCAATGTGAACATTGTCCTGATCAACAGGATTAAAATATCTTAGCTCCCGAACTTTGCAGATCTCCCTTTTCTTTCCTCCAACAATATAAAGTGTGTTGGACTGGAAGCGTGGTTTCGTCCGTATGGTCTGCCACACTGGTTGTGCATAGATACTTTGGTGATATTCCAAGGCTTCATTAATTAGTGCCGTAGCTGTTTCACTGGCTTGGATCAAAGGATGAGAAAGGACAAAAGTGTGAAGTGTATTTGTATCCATGAGGCTAAAACGTACATACTGCAACAGTTCATCTATGTACTGATAACGGCAGTTGTGCTCCAGCCATCTTACAGCCAACTAAAAGAAAGGAACAATTACATGTTAAATAATTGTCAATGGATAATATCCTTTTTAGAAATAAGCATAACATAaacacttaaagaaaaaaaaaagaaaaaaagaggtaATTCCAACATCAAGGACTTTCATAAAAATCCAAAATGTTATTATAACAGAAAATATTCCAAAAGGAAGAAAACGCCACAACAACCACTATAAAAAAT
Encoded here:
- the KLHL32 gene encoding kelch-like protein 32 isoform X7, encoding MPSEICLSIQEMLTGQRHCQSMSHKDAVLSALNQQRNDGILCDVTLVAEEQKFHAHKAVLAACSDYFRAMFSLCMVESEADEVNLHGVTSLGLKQALDFAYTGQILLEPGAIQDVLAAGSHLQLLELLNLCSQYLIQELNSFNYLDLYKLADLFNLTLLETAVVDFLVKHLSELLKNHPEEILALPFRLLREVLESDQLTSLSEEQIWQLAVRWLEHNCRYQYIDELLQYVRFSLMDTNTLHTFVLSHPLIQASETATALINEALEYHQSIYAQPVWQTIRTKPRFQSNTLYIVGGKKREICKVRELRYFNPVDQDNVHIAGIANWSELTPMPVGRSHHCVAIMGDFLFAAGGEVEHATGRTCAVRTACRYDPRSNTWIELAPMKNCREHFVLGTLDNCLYAVGGRNELRQVLPSVERYCPKKNKWTFVQSFDRSLSCHAGCIADGLLWISG